The Aphelocoma coerulescens isolate FSJ_1873_10779 unplaced genomic scaffold, UR_Acoe_1.0 HiC_scaffold_244, whole genome shotgun sequence genome has a window encoding:
- the LOC138101348 gene encoding zinc finger protein 665-like encodes MQESYESVISLAEEIAISWPRITAFAESHRRRGLGNDAAPASPSDNDEEEPPPDPLEKAEIPGTPPAPNPKTPPSPDGAKSGSAEAPKAESQSRKPPGKRQGKSGPRGFKKFPARSFRCHDCGKALAFPKRRRGTERAHKCPECGKSFRLSSSLVTHQRRHSGENPYKCPDCGKSFSVGSAFIQHQRIHAGAAPCQCGICGKSFPGSSGLVKHQKLHLEEKPYKCGDCGKGFNWNSHLERHRRIHTGEKPYECPECGKSFSWSSHLDRHRRTHAAAEGAGRCAECGAGSPEPPECGECGKDFPRNSKNHPKTPKARREAAEKPHKCGECGKSFGVAAALAQHRRGHAPGKPYECRECGKSFSWSSHLDRHRRIHMGEKPFRCGNCGKSFSQSSHLERHRKIHEEPCRKCGKSTGKKSGKSFQKRRRLPGEPCGDCGMSFPWGCREREQKCSECGKSLGSAAAAAAPSGGGAVKDQGTQTGEKPYACPECGKSFGQNSALAKHRRMHTGEKPYKCPECGKSFGVRSNLIKHQRTHLGEKPYKCPECGKGFIQKSDLTKHRRMHTGEKPYRCGECGKCFSVSSNLIKHQRIHLGEKPFQCSECGKSFIQRSELTIHQRVHTGEKPYKCPECGKCFSRSSHLNRHQRTHAGDKGGDAKAAGASRAAAPLPGPAGGFAAGGAGAAFPAFPASPVVPAPLELPWALAFPGRAFPGFPAGSVGN; translated from the coding sequence CccgaaccccaaaacccccccgagCCCCGACGGCGCCAAATCCGGCAGCGCCGAGGCTCCGAAAGCGGAAAGCCAATCCCGAAAACCGCCGGGGAAACGCCAGGGGAAATCCGGACCCCGCGGCTTCAAGAAATTCCCGGCGCGGAGCTTCCGATGCCACGACTGCGGCAAAGCTTTGGCCTTCCCGAAACGGCGGCGCGGGACGGAACGAGCCCATAAATGCCCGGAATGCGGGAAGAGCTTCCGGCTGAGCTCCAGCCTGGTGACCCACCAGCGGCGGCATTCCGGGGAAAACCCCTACAAATGCCCGGATTGCGGGAAATCCTTCAGCGTGGGCTCGGCGTTCATCCAGCACCAGCGGATCCACGCCGGAGCGGCGCCGTGCCAGTGCGGGATTTGCGGCAAGAGCTTCCCGGGAAGTTCGGGGTTGGTGAAGCACCAGAAGCTTCACCTGGAGGAGAAACCCTACAAATGCGGGGATTGCGGGAAAGGTTTCAACTGGAATTCCCACTTGGAGCGGCACCGGCGGATCCACACCGGAGAGAAACCCTACGAGTGCCCGGAATGCGGGAAGAGCTTTTCCTGGAGTTCCCACCTGGACCGGCACCGCCGCACCCACGCCGCGGCCGAAGGCGCCGGGCGCTGCGCCGAGTGCGGGGCGGGATCGCCGGAGCCTCCGGAATGCGGCGAGTGCGGGAAGGACTTCCCGAGAAACtccaaaaaccatcccaaaacccccaaagcccGGCGGGAAGCGGCGGAAAAACCCCACAAGTGCGGGGAATGCGGGAAGAGTTTCGGCGTCGCGGCGGCGCTGGCGCAGCACCGGCGCGGCCACGCTCCCGGCAAACCCTACGAGTGCCGGGAATGCGGGAAGAGCTTTTCCTGGAGCTCCCACCTGGATCggcaccggcgcatccacatgGGGGAGAAACCGTTCCGCTGCGGGAATTGCGGCAAGAGCTTCTCCCAAAGCTCCCACTTGGAGCGGCACCGGAAAATCCACGAGGAGCCGTGCCGGAAATGCGGCAAAAGCACCGGCAAGAAGAGCGGGAAGAGCTTCCAGAAACGGCGCCGGCTGCCGGGGGAGCCGTGCGGGGATTGCGGGATGAGCTTCCCGTGGGGTTGCCGGGAGCGGGAGCAGAAGTGCAGCGAGTGCGGGAAAAGTTTGGGatcggcggcggcggcggcggcgccgagcggcggcggcgccgtgAAGGATCAGGGCACGCAGACCGGCGAGAAGCCGTACGCCTGCCCGGAATGCGGCAAGAGCTTCGGGCAGAACTCGGCGTTGGCCAAGCACCGGCGCATGCACACGGGCGAGAAACCCTACAAATGCCCCGAGTGCGGCAAAAGCTTCGGCGTCCGCTCCAACCTCATCAAGCACCAACGGACGCACCTGGGCGAGAAACCCTACAAATGCCCCGAGTGCGGCAAGGGCTTCATCCAAAAATCCGACCTCACCAAGCACCGCCGCATGCACACCGGCGAGAAGCCGTACCGCTGCGGCGAGTGCGGCAAGTGCTTCAGCGTCTCCTCCAACCTCATCAAGCACCAGCGCATCCACCTGGGCGAGAAACCCTTCCAGTGCTCCGAGTGCGGCAAGAGCTTCATCCAGCGCTCCGAGCTCACCATCCACCAGCGCGTCCACACCGGCGAGAAGCCCTACAAGTGCCCCGAGTGCGGCAAGTGCTTCAGCCGCAGCTCCCACCTCAACCGCCACCAGCGCACCCACGCCGGGGACAAGGGCGGCGACGCCAAAGCCGCCGGCGCCTCTCGGGCCGCGGCGCCGCTGCCGGGGCCGGCCGGAGGTTTCGCCGCGGGAGGGGCGGGCGCCGCGTTCCCGGCGTTCCCGGCTTCGCCCGTGGTGCCGGCGCCGTTGGAGTTGCCTTGGGCTTTGGCATTCCCGGGCCGGGCGTTCCCGGGGTTTCCGGCGGGGTCGGTGGGTAATTAG